The following are from one region of the Populus trichocarpa isolate Nisqually-1 chromosome 8, P.trichocarpa_v4.1, whole genome shotgun sequence genome:
- the LOC112328498 gene encoding uncharacterized protein LOC112328498, with protein sequence MQRIPFPQRLKKNKLDKQFSKFLDVFKKLQINIPFADALEQMPSYVKFFKDILSNKRKLEEYETVALTEECSAILQKKLPPKLKDPGSFTIPCSIGNSIFEKALCDLGASINLMPLSIFKKLGLGEAKPTTVTLQLADRSLKHPRGIIEDVLVKVGKFIFPADFIILDMKEDNEIPILLGRPFLATGGALIDVKKGELRLRVNEKEVIFNVFKAIKQPDMGESCFSIQVVESLINDKVKLPTDPLEACLLNKVWEEDAEIAEYTCWMDSFEPNRRRYFEDLGQPAPKIKSTSEQAPVLELQPLPEHLRYAYLGEASTYPVIVSAKLSKTEEEKLLRVLRKHKAALGWVLADIKGISPSICMHKILLEDEVKPIVEH encoded by the coding sequence ATGCAGAGAATTCCATTTCCACAACGTCTCAAGAAGAATAAACTTGATAAgcaattttctaaatttcttgatgtgtttaaaaaattgcAGATTAACATTCCTTTTGCAGATGCTCTTGAACAAATGCCAAGCTATGTGAAATTTTTTAAGGACATCCTCTCAAACAAAAGAAAGCTAGAGGAATATGAGACTGTTGCTCTTACTGAGGAATGCAGTGCCATTTTGCAGAAGAAACTGCCTCCTAAACTTAAGGATCCAGGGAGTTTTACTATACCATGTTCCATTGGAAATTCTATATTTGAAAAAGCTTTATGTGATTTAGGTGCAAGTATTAATCTCATGCCTTTATCTATCTTTAAGAAGCTTGGTTTAGGTGAAGCAAAGCCAACTACAGTAACACTGCAGCTAGCTGACAGGTCATTGAAGCATCCAAGGGGAATAATTGAAGACGTACTGGTGAAAGTGGGCAAGTTCATCTTTCCAGCAGACTTCATCATTCTGGATATGAAGGAGGATAATGAGATTCCTATCTTGCTTGGCCGGCCATTCTTGGCCACTGGAGGTGCGTTAATTGATGTGAAGAAAGGGGAGCTGCGGTTAAGGGTGAATGAAAAGGAGGTGATTTTCAATGTGTTCAAAGCCATCAAACAACCAGATATGGGGGAGAGCTGTTTCAGCATTCAAGTGGTGGAATCCTTAATTAATGACAAAGTCAAGCTTCCAACTGACCCGTTAGAAGCATGTCTTTTAAATAAGGTATGGGAGGAGGATGCTGAGATAGCAGAATATACATGTTGGATGGACTCTTTTGAACCTAACCGCAGAAGATACTTTGAAGATTTGGGACAACCagcaccaaaaataaaatcaaccagTGAACAAGCACCGGTTCTGGAATTGCAACCTCTGCCAGAACACCTTCGGTATGCATATCTTGGAGAAGCTTCCACCTATCCTGTGATAGTCTCTGCAAAGCTATCcaaaacagaggaagaaaaattATTGAGGGTGTTGAGAAAACATAAGGCAGCTCTCGGGTGGGTATTGGCAGATATCAAAGGCATCAGTCCCTCTATTTGTATGCATAAAATTCTGTTAGAGGATGAAGTCAAGCCAATAGTAGAACATTAG